GATGGCTTTTTATGGAGGGTATTTTACAATGGCTTTACCTGCAGCTTTATTTATCAAAAAATACAGCTATAAAACAGGTGTTTTGATAGGTTTGGGTCTGTATGCATTTGGCGCGATGCTGTTTTATCCGGCTGCCGCTTGGGAAAGCTACTTCTTCTTCCTGATAGCCTTGTACATCCTCACTTTTGGTCTGGCATTTTTGGAAACGACTGCCAATCCTTATGTGCTGTCGATGGGACCCGTGGAAACTGCCACCAGAAGATTAAATTTAGCCCAGGCATTCAATCCGATGGGTGCCCTTGCAGGACTTTTTGTAGCCAAAGAATTTATTTTAAATGCATTACAATCCAACAATACAGACGAAAGTGGTAACCTGATTTTCAATACCTTGGACGAAAGCGCAAAAGCCATCATCCGCACCAATGACCTGATGGTAATCAGAGATCCTTATGTCATGCTGGGTCTTGTAGTCATTGTTTTGGCTGTAGTAATTGCTGTCGCTAAGATGCCTGAAAATAAGTCCGGGAATAACAAATTAGACTTTTGGCCTTCCATGAAAAGACTTTCCACAAACCCGGGATTTGTGGAAGGGGTGATAGCCCAGATGTTTTATGTAGGAGCACAGATCATGGTCTGGACCTATATTTACCAATATGCGGAAGTTCTCGGAATCGACAATGCTTCTGCTGTGAATTATGCTTACACTGCCCTAGGCTTGTTCCTTGTTGGAAGATGGATATGTACTTTCTTACTGAGATATCTGAAACCAGCCCGTCTTTTGTTATACTTCTCTTTCTTGGCTGCTGCATTTACCCTAGGGGCAATTTTTATTCAGGGTGTTTTAGGACTATACAGTTTAGTGGGTATTTCATTTGCCATGTCTTTGATGTTTCCCACCATTTACGGCATCGCCTTGGATGATTTGGGTGAAGATGCCAAATACGGAGCCGCTTTTTTGGTGATGGCCATCGTAGGAGGTGCCATTATGCCTACTTTACAGGGAGTAATTTTGGATATTGGTGGATCGGGTTACAATGACATGCTTATCCTCGGTGTTCCTGAGGTGAATTTTTCCTTTATTCTGCCACTTTGCTGCTTTATTGTAGTGGGCTGGTTTGCTTGGAGAAGACTTGGCCTTAAAGATTGAAGTGTTTGACAAATTCCAACACATTTGGGTACATCAATTCCTTTAATTGAATGACTTCCTCTGTAGAATAAAATTTTATCTCCAAACATTCCGTACTTGGGACAAAATCCAGATGATGGACTCTTGTCTCGTAGACAGCATTCACAATGTGTTGGTTCTTAGGATTGATCACAGGAAAAAAATATAGTGGATGCGCTGAAATATAGGTTACTTCAAGCCCCATCTCTTCCATAAGCTCACGGGCTATTCCCTGATGGGGGCTCTCCCCGAAATCCAAACCGCCTCCAGGTAGTTCCCAAAGGCCATTTTCTTCTTTTACAAGGAGAAATCGATTTTGCTCATCTAAGATCAGGGCCTTGACCGAAACACGGTAAAAACATGCCGGAATGGTTAAATCATTCATTTTAGTATAGAAATTACATAATTAGGCTTCTTCAATTGCTATTTCCCGCATCAATCTTCCCAAAATATCAGATCCTGATATGATCTTTTTATATTTGTCCGTCCAAAGAAGAGCCAGGTCTTCATCTATAACATCATCCTCCGGTCCCTGTGGCTGGACCCTCCATCTTTCCAAAATTTTTCCAATAGGATACTCTGCTTCGTAGATTACCAAAGGAATATGACAAAATTCCAAAGGATTACTGGCTTTATTTCTAAGGAGAAAATTATTGACAAAAGAATTAAAATTCAAAACCTTACGTGGGTGCCCGTTAGCCTCATCCAGAATGACAACCCACTTTTTACCCGATTTGGCCAATTCTTGGAGAAATGGATCTTTGGAACTCCTTTTTATTTCAGGGAAAATCGGTTTTGAACCAATATAGGGCAGGGTGATGATACTCAACTGATCAATATTCTCCCCCTCTCTATAGGCCGGCAGATCGTCTAACCTCAGGAAATTGACCTCCCCTCTTGCTTCCAACCTTCCCAGCTCAGTTTTGGCGTTTTTTGCCTGATATTTCAATAAAGAAATCAGTTCATTCTCCTGTAACCAAGGGATAGGCTCTAATCCCAAAAAATGATCTAAAAGCACACCTGAAGGTTTGGCCAATGGCCAAAGAACAACTTTATAAAATTTCAAAACAGGAGAGAGTTTTGCCCCGATTTTCAAAGCATGCCGTGTAAAATAGGCCTGAGGGAATATTTCTCCTGCAAATGTGATAACAAAAGTAGAAAAGAAAAAAGAACCAAGACCCAGCAAAACAGAATCAGCCAAAAGGGTCAACAACACATTTACTCCCACATTGCCCCATAATATAGTTGCCAAAGTATAATTGGTATCTCTTCTCAAGGAAAGGACTCTTTCTGCCAATAAATCTCCCCCGTCGGCAGCAACTTCCAGACGTAACCTGCTCAGGCTGAACAAGGCGATATTGAGCCCAGAAAAAGTGGCAGATTGGGTAATACAAACAAAAATGGCAATCCAGATCCAAATTGACTCCATAAGGATGCTTTTAAGGAAAGTTAAAAAATATGAAATTGAAAAGCTATCAACTGGAAAGGAATCTAAGGAAAAAGGGGCTGTCCGAAAAGGGCAGCTTTTTTTATGCCGCTATTTTTTGATTTTGAAAATCCAATGCCATTACCAGTGATCTTTGATTAGAATTTTCCTTTGGAACGTAAAATACCGGCCGACTATTGTAGGGTTTATAACCCAAAGATGATTTTTTAGATAGTTTTAGTCCAGAGTGCATACTTTTAGCCACCATTTTTCTCAGATTATGGCCAATTGCCATCAATAAGAACTCTAATTCCACTTTTTCTAAACCAGTGAGTGTAAATCTGTTGAATATATTATTGCTTTTCAGCTGGCCAAACGCAGCTTCCGCCTCTATTGGTCTTTTGCTCCTGTGTTCAAGCCCCTTTTTATTCATTAGTTTTTCCTTGGCCTGCTGTTTTAAGAAGTTTAACCTATGGTTCACTTCGATTCTTCTGTTACCTGTCGCTTTGTGGCATTGTGCTCTTAAGGGGCATCCTTCACAGTTTTTTGCCTGATAATAAGTTACTTGAGATACATACCCATTGCTTGAAGTGCGCTTTCCTTGTCCAACATTCTCCATCCGCTGTCCCATGGGGCATACGTAAAAATCTTGCGCTGCATTGTAGAAAAGATTTTGGGGAAGAAAAGGATTGTTCTTTGTCTTCTTCTTTTGCTCCATGTGGAAGTAATTGTATTTCACATAGGCATCAACTCCCTTTTTTTCAAGCATTTCATAATTCTCCTCACTGCCGTATCCTGCATCAGCTACTATCTCTTTACTTTGTTTACTATACGATTTTTCAAAACTGTCCAAGTGGGATTTTAAAGTGGTGGTATCCCCTGCTGTTTGGTGGATAGTAGCATGGGTAATGAATTGATTTTCAGTTGATATCTGAGGATTGTAAGCGGGTTTTAGTTGTCCGTTTTTCATGTGGTCCTCTTTCATTCTCATGAATGTGGCATCATGATCTGTCTTACTGTACGAATTTCTATCCCCCAAAATCTCCAGGTCTTTTTCATACTTCTCCAGCTTGGGAAGATGTTCTTCCTGAAGTTTTTGAAGCTCCTTAGCAACCTTCTTTGAAGGCTCTTTTAGCTTTTTATTTATGGCTGAAAGCCGCTCCCTTAATTCTTCAGAATCAATTTTTTTAGGCAATTCTTCTTGATTAACTTCTTGATTATCTGATAGGATGCTTTCTTCGATATCTGATAAAACACTCTTGATCTTACCTTCTAACCTTTCTTTGTGCTTTTCAACTGTCTTACGCCAGACAAAAGTGTACTTATTGGATTTTGCTTCAATCTTGGTTCCGTCAATGTATTGTACATCAAGGCTTACATATCCCATCTCAACAAGCATTTTTACCACTTCGGCAAACAATGTCTTGATGGAGTCTTTTAAGATTTTACCGCGGAAATCGTTGATGGTTCTGAAATCGGGGGTTGAGTTTCCTGAGATAAACATGAAGTGGATGTTCTCATTAAGTGCTTTGGCTATTTTCCTACATGAATACACATTGGATAAATAGCTGTAGAACAGCACTTTAATCATCATTCGTGGATGATAGGCTGATGTACCGCCTCCCTTGTACCTCTTTATAATATCACTGATATCCAATGAGTTAACCACAGTATCAACCAATCGAGCAGGGTGGTTATCAGGGATTTTATCAAAAATATTTGCCGGAAATAATTCTGGACAATTGCCAGTCTGATTTTTAAAAACTACCTTAGACATTGTTGTATTTTGTTCAACTCTAAAATAATAATTTTAGAGAAAATCAACAATAAAAAAAGGGTGTCTCGACTTTTCGGACACCCCCTTCCAACATCATATTTAAGTGATCCCTGATCATCGGGGCAGGATTGGGATAGGTCATCTGCATCAAGAAATCCACCGCCTTTGGAATATCTTCCTTAGAAAGTCCAAGCTCATGCAAACTAAAACCTGAACCCAATTTTTCCTGTAACTCTCTCAATGTCTTATAGGGCAAAGGATCTTCAAATATACTCTGAAAATTCAACTGTAAATCTTCAGTCAAAAAGTCCCATTGATATTTGAGGACAAAAGGCAAAAGAAGGGTATGGATTTTTGAATGCTCCAGATTAAAGTTGCCCCCAAGAACATGGGCAGCCTTATGATGAAGTCCCATGCTTACCTCGCAAAGCACCTTTCCACCAACATAGGCCCCAAACAATAACTTTTCATTGATGTCTGCTGTCATCACTTTTTCATGGGACAAGGAATTTAAGCCTGCCAAGAGATTTTTTAACCCCAAATCTGCCAAAGCATTTATAATTGGATTGGATTCAGGGGAATAAATAGCCTCCACCAGGTGGGCCATGGCATTAAAAGCCGAAGGAACTGCCAAATCGAGGGGCATCCCTATAGATAAATAAGGATCATAAAACACTTTATGCGGATGAACCTTATCGTCTCTTTTGACGGTTTTGACACCTTTGTGGGAAATGCCATAAATATTGGTCATTTCAGATCCTGAGTAGGTAGTAGGTACCGCCCAAAGTTCCGCTTTGGAATTTAACGCCAGGGCTTTTCCCAGGCCAATTGCAGAGCCCCCACCTAGACAAAGTATTATATCCACTTCCTTTCCCTCTAGGAATCTTTCGGCCTCCTCTACCAATTCAAGAGGCACATGCTGGATGATTTTATCAAAATGAAAGACCTCTCCTACTTTATCATGAAGCATGAGTTTTTCGACCAGATCCCCATACCTACGACTTCCAATAAATGCGATTTTTGATTTGCTTGATGGCAGTTCTTGCTCCAAAGCCTCCAAAATCGGCTTTCCAAAAATTACTTTTACAGCATGGGTTTTATAATCAAATGAAATCATCGTTGTTTTTTAATAAGTATTTCGATCAGCTTACCCGTTCTATCACAAGGGCATAGCCCTGCCCAACACCTACGCATAGTGTAGCTAGGGCATAACTTTTTTGTTTGAGGATTAATTCCTCCACTGCGGTTTGTATTATCCTTGTTCCTGTCATGCCCAAAGGATGGCCCAAGGCTATGGCTCCTCCGTTGGGATTGATACGTGGATCATTATCCTCGAGTCCCCATTGCCTAATACAGGCCAAAGATTGAGCGGCAAAAGCCTCATTGAGTTCAATCACATCCATATCCTCCCAACTAAGCCCTGCCTTAGCCAATGCTTTATTTGCAGCTTCCACTGGACCGATCCCCATAATTCTCGGTTCCACTCCAACTACTTGGGAACTTAAAATCCTTGCTTTTGGCTTTAATCCATATTTATCGACTGCATCCTCAGAAGCAATCAACATGGCTGCGGCACCATCATTTAAACCCGATGCATTCCCGGCTGTAACCGTCCCATCCTTTTTGAAAGCTGGTTTCAATGCCGCCAGCTTTTCCAAAGATGTATCTTCCCGGATAAATTCATCCTCAACAAGTCGAAGAGATTCACCTTTCTTTATAGGAATCTCAACCGGAATGATTTCTCTGGCTAGACGTCCATTTGCCCTGGCTTGGGAAGCTTTCATCTGGCTTTGATAGGCAAACAAATCCTGATCTTCTCTCGATATGCCATACATCTCTACCAAATGCTCAGCCGTGAGCCCCATCGGATCTACACCATACATCTGTTCCATTTTGGGATTCACAAAGCGCCATCCAAAGCTGGAATCGTACATTTGGGCATCATTGCCAAAGGCTGAGCTTGGCTTTCCGATGACATATGGCCCACGGGTCATATGTTCTACGCCTCCAGCAATAAACAAATCTCCATCACCGGCCATAATGGCTCTTTTGGAATGGACTATGGCAGATAAGCCTGAGGAACAAAGTCGGTTGATGGTCTCTCCGGGAACGGACACGGGAAGCCCCGCTAACAAGGACGCCATCCTAGCTACATTCCGGTTATCTTCACCTGCTTGGTTATGGCAACCCAAAATCACATCATCTATGGCTTCTTTTGGAAGCTCAGGAAATTTATCCATCAGCCCCTTAATGACATAAGCAGCCAGATCATCTGCCCGCATAGAGGACAAGCTGCCTTTAAATTTTGAAATTGGGCTCCTTACAGCATCAATGATATATACATTCCTCATTTTTGGGACTGGCTATGGGCGATAGATGTTCTTTTTTGAAGATCCCTAAGGATTTCCAAGTATTCGAAGGACGGTTCTTCCGTAACCATCAGGTTTTCGGAAATTTTTAAATTCCAACCGGTATTGTCCTTCACCTCCTGTATGGAAACTCCCGGATGAATTGAGGTCAATTCAAATTCTTTTGTTTCAGGGTTCGGCCTAAGGATTCCCATATCTGTAATGATAAATTGAGGTCCTTCACCAGGGATTCCCAATTTCTCCCTTTCATCACCCCCACTAAGGTATCCAGCTGAAGTGATAAAATCCACTTTGTCTACAAAAGCCCTGCTGTTATGCTTCATAATCACAAAGGTTCTTTTGGCATTGGAGGCTATTTCAGGTGCTCCTCCAGCTCCCGGCAGGCGGACTTTCGGTTTTTTATAAGAACCAATCACAGTAGAATTAATATTCCCAAATTTATCAATCTGTGCACCGCCAAGAAAACCTACATCCACTTTTCCTCCCTGAAGCCAGTAATTGAAAATTTCCGGCACAGAAACCACAGTGCTGGCCGTCTCTGCCAAAATATCATCCCCAATAGAAAGTGGAAGAATGTGTGGCTTGGTATCAATGGTCCCTGATTCATAAATCAGGACAATATCAGGGGCATGGGTCAACCTGGCCAGGTTACAGGCAGTACTCGGAAGACCTATGCCCACAAAACAAACTTCCCCATTATGTAGTAATCGGGAAGCTGTAATGATCATCATTTCTTCTTTGGAATATTCCATAGGTTTTTTTGAATGCTGGGTTTATAGGACTCTTTTTAGACTTTTGGATAGAACATGGGCATTCATCCACTCCTCAAAGCTGGCTTGGCTTCTTGAGATCTCATCCCATTGTTTATAAAAACTATTGTCTCTCTTGTAATAGCCCATGGCATAAGAAGGGTGGGCACCTTTAGGAGCAAGGGCAATGCCTGTGACCAGCCAGTGAGGGATGACAACACCCTGGTTTTGGGTATCCAATTCATCTACTACTTCTTCTACTGTCACAAGAACTTTTTTGGAAGCATAGACTACTTCTTTTTGAACACCGGTAATACCCCAGATTTTAACATTTCCTTTTTTGTCAGCCTGCTGGGCATGAATGATTCCAACATCAGGTTTTATTGACCTTATTGCAGCAAACTGTTCTCCTGTAAAAGGACAGGTTACCCACTTGATGTACTCAGTGTTTTCCTTGGCCAGATCTGTACCTGTATATCCCCTCAAAACTGCAAATGGTAATCCTGAAGCTCCTGCCTGATAAGCACAGGCCATGGCCGCGTGGCTATGTTCTTCAATTTCCAGGGGGGTAGGAATGCCTTTTTCAACTGCCTCTCTCAAGCGGTGCAACGAACCTACTCCGGGATTTCCTCCCCAGGAAAAAATCACCTTCTTCACCAGGCCCATACCTATCAACTGGTCATAAATTAAATCAGGTGTCATTCTGATCAGGGTAAGGTCTTTTTTACCCTGCCTGATGATTTCATGACCTGCTTCAAATGGGATTAAATGCGTAAAACCCTCCAGCGCAATCTGATCACCATCATTGACATGATTTTGTATCAAAACTGACAAGGGTTGAAATTTGTCAAGCATATATTTTTCAAGCTAAATCATTAAAGAAATACAATAAAGAAGCCCCTTGATGAGGCTTCTTTAAGGAAATACCACCCAGTTTATTTATTGAGGTATTTTGGAAGTTGGATCGGCTCCAAAGGCTCCACGATTTCTGATCTCCTAGATTCAAACATTGGAGGAAGCAGCAACTGATGTCCCAAAAGATCAGCAGGCTCATCAATAGCAAATCCAATATCTGAAGTAGCGTACTCGAACAGCACACCGGAAGGAGTCCTGTTGTAGATGGAATGGAAGTAATTCCTGTCTTTCAATTCGGTCACATCCGTATATCCAAATCCTTCAATATAAGCCTTCAACTCAAGGTTGTGTTCATCCTTTTCTGTCGCAAAGGCAATATGATGGGGAATCCCTACGCCAAAAGTCCAGGAACCCTGCTCCATATCAGGCACATGGTGCAGTTCAATGGTTTTCATGGCTCCTCCGTCCTTAATGTGGTAACGGTGGAAATCTCCATCCTGACCTACTTTTTTGAAGTTAAGGGTTTTGGTCAGGTAAGCATCCATCTCAATGATATCCCTTGATCGGATAGTGGCTCCAAAAATCCCCCTGATGCCATTTTCTTTGGATATCTCATCAGTCTGCCAGGCATTTCTGTGGTCATTATCTTCCCCTACTACGGCCATACCGATCCCGGAACGATCCTCGAAAGTGATCATTTTTTGACCAAATCTTTCAATGATTCCAGAGTTCTCAACTCCATGGTTTTTGAGATGTTTTACCCAAAAGTCGAGGGAATCTGTTGGCACTGAAAAGGATGCAGTCTCAATTTGACCAGAGCCCTTTCTCCCATAAACTCCTGCCTTCTTAAAAGGAAAAGTGGTCCACACCGACCCTACTTCGGCATCTGCATTGGCATAATAAAGATGATAAATACTTGCGGCTCCATCGAAAAGTACGGTTTGCTTGATCATCCGCATGCCCAGGACCTGGGTCACAAAATCAACGTCCTCTTGGGCAGAGCCCACACTCACAGTTAGGTGATGAATCCCTTTGATGTATTCAGCTGGATTAGTCATTTGGTTAATGGGTTTTAGTTAACATTCACTTGATTTCAACATAACCCTTCTCCCAGATGTTTTCTTTTTAGCATTGATTAGATGCCATTCAGCTGATTTATTAAATTACTTTAAGCTTTTACGACTTGTTGGCCAACTTTCGGCGGATCATACTGAGAAACTCCGGGGTAATCCCCAGATAGGATGCGATGTATTTTTGGGCAATCAAGAGCTCCAGTCTTGGGTAATTTTTGATAAAGGTGAGATACTTTTCCTCCGCAGAATAAGAAATATTCCGGATAATCCGCTTTTGATGGCTGACTAGGGAATTTTGAAAGATGATCCTAAAGTACCTTTCAAAAGCAGGCTGATCTGCACACAAACCTTCAAACCCATTTTTATCCAATGTCCAAACTTCTGTATCAGACATGGCCTTGATGGTGTAATTGGAAGGTGTACCCTGCATAAAACTCTGCAGATCACCTGTCCACCACTTATCAAGACCAAACTGTATTACATGGTTGAATTTTTTCCCGTCTGTATAATACGTCATCAGACAACCTTTCCTGATAAAAATAAAAGGCGATACCTGGGCATCTTTTTCAACTAAAACTTCATTCTTGTGGTATTTTACATGCTTCGCTTTACCAAAAAAATCTTTAACCTCCTCTTTGGTAAAGGGAACATAAGTCCTAAAATTCTCGAGGATATCTTCATGTATCATCGCGGCAATTTATAACAATTACCAAAACTTCCCAATGGATTTATACCTGCACCAATTTCCATCTTCCCCGACGGAAGACCAGTGTGCTGACTATGGCATGCACTGAGTGGCTGATAGCAATAGCAATGAATACACCTACCGCTCCCATCTCCCAATAATTGGCCAATAAGTAAGCCAAGGGTATCTGAAATCCCCACAAAACAGTCAAATTGATGATAGTTGGGGTCCGGGTATCGCCTGCCCCATTCAGTGATTGGCTCATGACCATACCATAGGCAAAGAAAACATAACCCAAACAAATAATAGTCAAGCCAAGCCTTCCAATTTCAATTACCCCCTGATCTTCATTGAAGATCCCGATAAAAAATTCTGCTCCACCAATAAACACTAGGGAGCATAAACCCAAAAACACGGCAGTGATGTGCGCTGCCAACCAGGCAGAACGCTCTGCCCTACCCGGCTGAAGAGCCCCCAGATTCTGCCCGACTAAAGTTGCTGCCGCATTGGACAGACCCCAGCCAGGCAAAAGTGCAAAAATAATCAGACGGACAGCAATGGTATATCCGGCCAAAGCCACTGAACCGGATTCCGAAATGATCCGCATCAAAAAAATCCAGGAAGCTGATTCAATCAAAAACTGTCCCATACCTCCCGAAGCTACTTTGAGAATCGTCCATACGGTACCCAATCTCATTTGCATATTGCTCAGGGTAAACTTGATCAAAGATTTGCCATTCAACAGAATGTAAAACTGATACAAAACCCCAATACCCCTACCAGTAGTGGTCGCCCAGGCGGCTCCTTCCAAACCTAAAGAAGGAATGGGCCCCAAACCAAAAATCAATAATGGGTCCAAAACCATATTGAAACCATTGGCAATCCAGAGTGCCCGCATGGCTACTGCTGCATTGCCGGCACCTCTGAAAATACCATTGATCAAAAACAGGAGCATCACACAGACATTGCCTCCAAAGATGATTTGGGTATATCGATAACCCGAATTAATCACTTCTTCTTCACCTCCCATCAAGGTCAATAATTCCTTGGCATAGACCACTCCCAAAACTGCCACCGCAACTGCAAAAAAAGAACAGACCACAATAGCCTGAAAGGCTGCTGAAGAAGCTGCTTCGGATTGTTTTTCACCTATCCTTCTTGCCACGATGGCAGTAGCTGCCATACTTAAACCTATGGAAATTGAATAAATGATGGTGAGAACAGACTCAGTCAAGCCCACAGTAGCAACCGCATATACCCCCAATTTTCCAACAAAGAATATATCCACGACAGCAAACAGCGATTCCATCACCATTTCCAAAATCATGGGTATCGATAGGTAAAATATGGCTTTTTTGATACTGATACCGGTAAAATCAGCCTCTTCACCCCTGACAGCTTTTTTAAAATGTTTTATGAAGTTTCTGAATGTCATGACTTTCCACCCTAAGTCAAAAATTGAAATAGCATTTTGAAATCCCTTCTAAATGGGTGAAAGATTTGCCGAAAAAACTCATACCCTTATTATTGGAACAAAATTGACACAAATATTCAAATGCCACAACATATATTTAAGTAATTCTTTACCCGCTATCTGAAAGACTATCAACACACTAGCCCTGGATTGAAGTTAAAAGTGCTTTTTTCAAAGGAAATTTGAAAACATTTTTAGTAGATTGGGATTTGAATTTGAAAAACAAGGTCCTAACCAATAATATTTACAACACCCTATGAAAACTTATTACGACCCGGAAGACTTGAAAAAATTCGGAAAGATTGGTGAATTTCAAAAATCCATGGCAGACAAATTCTTTGCTTATTATGGAGAAGTCTTCAAAGAAGGGGCCCTTACAGCCCGGGAAAAATCCCTGATCGCTTTGGCCGTGGCACATGCCATCCAATGCCCTTATTGCATTGATGCTTACACAGTGGACAGCATGGAAAAAGGTTGTGATGAAGAGCAGATGATGGAAGCTGTCCATGTAGCGGCCGCAATCCGGGGTGGCGCATCCCTGGTCCATAGTACCCAAATGATGAACAAGGTCAAAGAAATCTCCATATAATGAAGTCCCTTAAGGCACAAAACCATCCCTTATCCGACACACAATATGAATTGCAACTACTGGAATCTCAGGAGACGGGTATTCCCTTCTCAGAGAAACTGGCAGAAAGCGGTTTGTATCCTTTAGTTCCCACCCAAATAGAAATCCTTCAGATCAATCTGGGGAAAATGTGCAATCAGGTCTGTAAACACTGTCATGTTGATGCGGGACCGGACAGGAAAGAGATCATGAACCAGGAAACCATGATGGAATGCCTGGAAGTTATTTCAAAACATGACATCGGTACAATTGACCTTACAGGGGGTGCACCTGAAATGAATCCTCATTTCAGATGGTTTGTGGAAGAAATCCGCCGAATAAAACCTGATGCCAAGATAATCGTCCGCTGCAACCTGACCATTATTCTGGCAAATCCGAAATTCCATGATTTACCGGAGTTTTTCAAAAATCACCAAATCGAGGTAGTGTCTTCCCTGCCCTATTTTACAGCTATAAAAACGGACTCCCAAAGAGGCGAGGGTGTTTTTGAAAAATCCATCAAAGCACTGCAAATGCTCAATGCAGCCGGTTACGGTCAGGAAAATTCTGGACTGATGCTGAATTTGGTTTACAATCCGGCTGGCGCATTCCTTCCCGGATCTCAGGAAGGTTTGGAGGCAGAGTTCAAAAGACGCTTGGGAAGTCAATACTCCATTTCTTTTAATTCCCTTTTTACCATAACCAACCTACCTATCAGCAGGTTCCTGGAATATCTTTTGAGAAGTGGTAACTATCAAAGCTATATGGAAAAGCTTATAGAAGCTTATAACCCTATCGCCGCAGCAAATGTCATGTGCAGGAATACCATTTCGGTAGGCTGGGATGGATACCTTTATGACTGTGACTTCAACCAGATGCTGGAATTGAGGGTGTCCTGCACTACCAGCCAACACATCAAAGACTGGAGCCTTGAATCACTGAACAATAGAGAAATTGTCATCAACCAACATTGCTACGGCTGCACTGCAGGAGCCGGGTCAAGTTGCGGAGGTGCTACAGCCTGATGAATAGCCAAAATATTGCCATTATTGTATTTCAGAAAAATTTGGTCTTGGGCAGGGTTAAAACCAGGATTGCGCAGCAATTGGGGAATGAAAAAGCCCTGGAAATTTATCGTGTACTGGTCCAGAAAACCCATGAACAACTTGCACAATTGACTGATTGGGATGTATTCCTCTACTATTCTGACTTTCTTGAAGCGGTAGGCTGGAAACCAAAAGAAGGAAAAATATCCTACAGATTGCAAAAGGGAGAGGACCTTGGAGCGAAAATGCGTGTGGCCTTTGATGAAGTATTTCTGGAAGGATACCAAAAAGTCTTAATCATAGGAACAGATTGTCCAGAAATCACAGCAAAAATCTTAAATGAAGCAGCTGCAGAACTGGAGCATCATGATGTGGTTTTTGGACCGGCAATGGATGGTGGCTATTATTTGTTGGGCATGAAAAAAACACAAGATGGATTATTCCAAAATATTCCTTGGAGTACAGATTCCGTTTTGGAAATTTCCATCCAATACCTCAAGCAGAACCAAATAAGCTTTCAAACTATCCGGACCCTAACTGATATTGACACAGCTGAAGATTGGG
This Cecembia calidifontis DNA region includes the following protein-coding sequences:
- a CDS encoding CoA transferase subunit A — protein: MLDKFQPLSVLIQNHVNDGDQIALEGFTHLIPFEAGHEIIRQGKKDLTLIRMTPDLIYDQLIGMGLVKKVIFSWGGNPGVGSLHRLREAVEKGIPTPLEIEEHSHAAMACAYQAGASGLPFAVLRGYTGTDLAKENTEYIKWVTCPFTGEQFAAIRSIKPDVGIIHAQQADKKGNVKIWGITGVQKEVVYASKKVLVTVEEVVDELDTQNQGVVIPHWLVTGIALAPKGAHPSYAMGYYKRDNSFYKQWDEISRSQASFEEWMNAHVLSKSLKRVL
- a CDS encoding VOC family protein, yielding MTNPAEYIKGIHHLTVSVGSAQEDVDFVTQVLGMRMIKQTVLFDGAASIYHLYYANADAEVGSVWTTFPFKKAGVYGRKGSGQIETASFSVPTDSLDFWVKHLKNHGVENSGIIERFGQKMITFEDRSGIGMAVVGEDNDHRNAWQTDEISKENGIRGIFGATIRSRDIIEMDAYLTKTLNFKKVGQDGDFHRYHIKDGGAMKTIELHHVPDMEQGSWTFGVGIPHHIAFATEKDEHNLELKAYIEGFGYTDVTELKDRNYFHSIYNRTPSGVLFEYATSDIGFAIDEPADLLGHQLLLPPMFESRRSEIVEPLEPIQLPKYLNK
- the pcaF gene encoding 3-oxoadipyl-CoA thiolase, giving the protein MRNVYIIDAVRSPISKFKGSLSSMRADDLAAYVIKGLMDKFPELPKEAIDDVILGCHNQAGEDNRNVARMASLLAGLPVSVPGETINRLCSSGLSAIVHSKRAIMAGDGDLFIAGGVEHMTRGPYVIGKPSSAFGNDAQMYDSSFGWRFVNPKMEQMYGVDPMGLTAEHLVEMYGISREDQDLFAYQSQMKASQARANGRLAREIIPVEIPIKKGESLRLVEDEFIREDTSLEKLAALKPAFKKDGTVTAGNASGLNDGAAAMLIASEDAVDKYGLKPKARILSSQVVGVEPRIMGIGPVEAANKALAKAGLSWEDMDVIELNEAFAAQSLACIRQWGLEDNDPRINPNGGAIALGHPLGMTGTRIIQTAVEELILKQKSYALATLCVGVGQGYALVIERVS
- a CDS encoding Crp/Fnr family transcriptional regulator, producing MIHEDILENFRTYVPFTKEEVKDFFGKAKHVKYHKNEVLVEKDAQVSPFIFIRKGCLMTYYTDGKKFNHVIQFGLDKWWTGDLQSFMQGTPSNYTIKAMSDTEVWTLDKNGFEGLCADQPAFERYFRIIFQNSLVSHQKRIIRNISYSAEEKYLTFIKNYPRLELLIAQKYIASYLGITPEFLSMIRRKLANKS
- a CDS encoding CoA-transferase subunit beta; this encodes MEYSKEEMMIITASRLLHNGEVCFVGIGLPSTACNLARLTHAPDIVLIYESGTIDTKPHILPLSIGDDILAETASTVVSVPEIFNYWLQGGKVDVGFLGGAQIDKFGNINSTVIGSYKKPKVRLPGAGGAPEIASNAKRTFVIMKHNSRAFVDKVDFITSAGYLSGGDEREKLGIPGEGPQFIITDMGILRPNPETKEFELTSIHPGVSIQEVKDNTGWNLKISENLMVTEEPSFEYLEILRDLQKRTSIAHSQSQK
- a CDS encoding MATE family efflux transporter; translated protein: MTFRNFIKHFKKAVRGEEADFTGISIKKAIFYLSIPMILEMVMESLFAVVDIFFVGKLGVYAVATVGLTESVLTIIYSISIGLSMAATAIVARRIGEKQSEAASSAAFQAIVVCSFFAVAVAVLGVVYAKELLTLMGGEEEVINSGYRYTQIIFGGNVCVMLLFLINGIFRGAGNAAVAMRALWIANGFNMVLDPLLIFGLGPIPSLGLEGAAWATTTGRGIGVLYQFYILLNGKSLIKFTLSNMQMRLGTVWTILKVASGGMGQFLIESASWIFLMRIISESGSVALAGYTIAVRLIIFALLPGWGLSNAAATLVGQNLGALQPGRAERSAWLAAHITAVFLGLCSLVFIGGAEFFIGIFNEDQGVIEIGRLGLTIICLGYVFFAYGMVMSQSLNGAGDTRTPTIINLTVLWGFQIPLAYLLANYWEMGAVGVFIAIAISHSVHAIVSTLVFRRGRWKLVQV